DNA from Rosa rugosa chromosome 6, drRosRugo1.1, whole genome shotgun sequence:
GCGCTGATGCCAACAAGTTTACTCCTGCAGGTTGGCCATGCTGCATTTGAAGAACAAGGCTCGGGCTTTCCCAATGATTTCAGGAATCCGTTTAAAGATATATTTGATGATAATGTAATAACATTTTCCTTACCTCAAGTGTTTGTTTCCCTGTTGAGAATTTTGTTATCACTTAGAATTTTAAATCTTAGATAAAAACTTTGAACAGAAAATATGGCCATTTAGCCAGAATCGGGTATTGCCTGCATGTTGTTGCAAATGCAATCATAAATTGATTATTTACAAAAACTTGTAAATTTTATCAGTGGTTTGCAAGGAATCCCTCGCGATTACAAAACCTTTTCCACTTGACATGGATGTGGCTCTGGATACATTTACAGAGATACACTCCAACATTAAGATGTTACTATTTCCAGTTTGTTTGTAGTTAGTATCTGAGACTTATTTATTCAGTGTCTTACTCAAAGTTTTGAATATCTTGATAATAGAATGTGTTCACATGTTTTTATCAACAATACAATATTTTGTATATGTTATCTGAATAATTAGATCTTGtacatttgtttttgttttaaattggcTCTTTTGTTTTAATGGAATGTTATTTGCATGTTATCGGTGGGGCGCTGCATACGATGGAGATTAGATCTTCAACATGTTCCGTCAGAATTTTGGTGGCCAAGATATTAAGGTTTCTCTCCACTCTAAATGTATTTTGTTGATCGAGGTGCTTTGGAGTCTGTTCCATGACATGTATTTCTTTTCTGATGATAACAGGTTGCTTTGGAACTATCCTTCATGGAAGCTGTTCAGGGATGTGCTAAAACTGTGACCTTTCAGGCTGCAGTGCCCTGTGAAGCATGCGGTATGCCGATTTTGCTATTGCTCACTTCTAAATGTTTTTGCTATTTTTGCAATGTACGACACTGTAGTGGCATTTGTTTCTGATTCTAATAGCTAGTGCATCTGGACCTTTGTAGGTGGAAGTGGTGTTCCCCCTGGCACCAGACCGGAATCATGTAAGCGCTGTAAAGGGTCTGGCATGGTCAGTTTTACTGAGGACTGAAATCTTATCACTTCTTTAAGATAAGAGATATCATATACCCTTGTTAACCATTGGTTTTTCTGCTTATCCAGACTTTCATGCAAACTGGTCCATTTAGGATGCAGACAACATGTTCTCAATGTGGTGGGACTGGTAAAAGTTACACGGTATGGCTCACATGTTGTCGATAAATAATGGATTGTCAGTACTCTTCAGCAAGTTTAACTGTATATTATTTCTACAGATATCACATCATTAATTTTGAATTCTAGCTTTGTTGTGCCTAGTGTTGTAACCTTGTTACTTCCTACATGTTTTGTTATCACCTTTTGTAGCGACCTATTGTCTGATACACAAAGAGATGATACTATGAAGTAACCTATTTTGGTAAAGTATGTATAAAGGAAGTTGCAAGATTGCTTGCCAGTTTTGATACTCCCTGAGGAGAGTACGGAGACTCGTATAGGGAAAGTAGTATATGGGGATTGCAGGAATGCTTTGGCTAGGAACCCATATTTATCAATAAAGAAGTGAGAAAAGAGGAACAAACATCGGATAAAAATCAACCTGCTAGGTCCCTATGTGCCATATACATAAAGTTCACTTCAAATTTAAAACCAAGTCCAGAAATACTTATAGTTGGCTCCAAGAATAAGTACTTCTATGCCAAATGTAATTTTGATATCTTCCTATATTACAAGTATCCAAGTAGGCATTTACATTTACACAAACATTGGTTTTCATAGCTGAGAGCCTGAAATTCACTTTAATTGATCTTGTGGACTGTGGAATTGTGGAAAGGTTAATTTCAAATGTTGGTTTCCTATTGTGTATTTGTTTATAAATGTTTTCTATTAATTATCTTAATAGTTTTGAGTTCGAGTAAGATATAATTAATGTTGttcttattatttattattatttcagaGTCTTTGCAACTCGTGTAACGGAAAACGGGTCAAATTTGGAATGAAGTCAGTCAAGTTAGATATCATGCCAGGTATTGTCTAAATTTTTGAGGCATTGGAAATGCTACCATATGGTCAATTTAATTTTGCAGTCTGGTGACATTTCTTTTTTCCTGAATCATTTTTGTTTGTAGTATTCAAATGATTGATATGCTTTTGGTTTTGTGTCCTTTCTGTCACATTGGGAActtatattcatgttttggttatTAACTCATGCTATGTATGAGTTTATTGTCATTGTTTCAGTATTTTACGAGTGTTTACTGTATACAAAAATATCGGCTATGTGTTTGTTATGAGCACCTATGATGTTGTCATTCTATTTGATTGCTTCacatgtaaaaaataaaaaatccacTGGAAAGAAATGTGGAACTAAAATTTTTCTTGGGCTAAGACATACAGAAAGTTGTCACTTCGTTATCAAATAATCATTAACGTCATTTGTTACAAAGAGGTCACCCTACATATTGGTGCCATATGTGGTGTTAGTTTCTGTAATGGGGACTGTGAAAGTGATGACACTTGGTTTGCATTTACAGGAGTAGACAACAATGAAACTATACGGGTATTTGGTAGTGGTGGAGCTGATCCCGATGGAAATCAGCCTGGTGATCTTTATGTTACCATTAAGGTGTGAGCTCTTAATCTTTGATGTCcttgtttatttacttattattattttttgataatGAACTTTACTTATGAAATGTGTTTTACAGGTTAGGGAAGACCCAGTTTTCCGTAGGGATGGTGCCGATATTCATGTAGATGCTGTCCTGAGTATCACTCAGGTATGCTTATATATTTTGAATACGTAAAATTCTTGAAGAGTAGAGAAAGCGggaattatatttattttttttaacctcGACAGTATTATTCACCTCGAGGTTACCAACAATGTCAAGAACAAATGATCTTTGTTCAGTTTTATTCAAGTATTTTGTGTTGGAACACTAAAATTATCTTGTATATACTAATATATATTGTGATATTTAGTTATTTATCAAACTTACATCTTCTATACTGAGGTGTTTGGTGGAATGCTTTTGTGCAGGCAATTTTGGGAGGAACTATCCAGGTCCCAACTCTTACAGGGGATGTTGTACTAAAGGTTTGCTTCTGGAACTCATTGATGATCAGTATCTTGTCATTAAACTGAAAGAGACTGAAAAATCAGTCCCATGTAAAGGTATTTTTTGTTATAATACATGATGGTGGCTATATTTTGAAATGCAATTTCGTTTTCAGGTCCGTGCAGGTACGCAACCTGGACAGAAGGTAGTCTTAAAGAAGAAAGGTAAACGAATCAGACTAAAGCCTTCTTCTTATTGTTTTACTTGATATTTTTTTTGCATTGATTAATTCTGCATTTTTGACTTTAAATAGTTTTAATTGACCTTCAAATAGATCAGTGTTGAGcacgaattttttttattttttattattattatttttttataaaatttaATGATATGGAGTTTTAAGCTTTGGTCaaccttttcttttctaaaagCAGAGCTGAACTTTTATGTTACTTGGTTGTAAGCTTGTCTTTGTCTTTGGTGCCACCTCTGGGCTCTGGCTATGTCTTGTAGTATAGACGTTTTATGCAGCAAAGGTTATGATTATCCTTGGTATTAACAGTTGCATTTATTTCTCTGTCTTCAGTTATTGGTGTTGCATTTGTATAAGCATTTTATTACTAGGTTGTTGCAGAGTGTAGTTTGTTAAAGCGGGGAATGATGGGTTTAATGGAGCCATTATTGTTTCTTTGCAATGTTATCATGGTTACATCCTGATATGCTGAACCTGACCTGAGTCTGATTATAACTGACATTAACGGGCAATCGATTGTTTAGTTTAAAATAGCTGGTTATGCTCTAATACTATTGTATTCATAGTCTATGACatgttccattttctttgcaaTTAGTAATGTCACAAGTATACCTAATATATCAATAGTCATCACTTCACTGTTTCTCCTGGTGATTTGTAACAGGAATCAAGACGAGGAGCTCTTATTCCTTTGGCGATCAATATGTGCACTTTAATGTCAGCATCCCAACGTATGTTCTGTCTTTGCTTCATCCTTTACAGCTTGTTTAGGACTATAAGACCTGTTGTTTTGGTTCTAGGTAAATCTGAATAATGTAACATGCTCAACTTTTATGCAGGAATCTGACTCAAAGACAACGTGAATTAATTGAAGAGTTTTCCAAAGAGGAACAAGGGGAATATGGTAAACGAGAGGCTGCAGGAGCATCTTGATATAATGGTGGTGCAAAGTGTCACACATGGTCTTGTCATGCTTAGTTAGAAGAGCAGAGGAATGAGAGGGGAAAAAAGACCAACCAATTGTCGATGAGTTGTTTTAGGTTCCAGTTAGCAGTTCTATTTGTAAGGTTATGTAATTTCCTTCTCCTGCAAGTCATAAATGGTACTTCCGATTTAGACGAGGTAACCTGTGATGATGGTGCAGTATTTTTGCGGCAGTGTACATATCATTTGAATTGAAATCTCACTACTATAATGGACTAGATCATGTccctattatttttgtttgcacCAAATGTATTGAATAATAATCTATATTGTCCTAAGCAAGGACTCAAAATATTCTCGATTTCCTCAATATTTCTGATTTTGACAAATATTAATATTAGTTTTCACATGTTTCTGATATTTTTAGTATATCATCATCGGTTTTGGATCTGTATTCCCTAAAGATCGAGGCTtccgtgtatatatatagaattttaAAAAGAACCCTACATTCTAATCCATCTTGGACAAGGATTTGGTCATTTGGAAATGACAGAGAGACCAAActcgacttttttttttttttttttggcaaagagtaTTTGGGAGGGGGGAAGACAGGACCCCCCGGCTCAGGAACTTTATGATCGACCGTTTGCCTCGATTACTCGAGACAGACCTTGACAGGAGCCCAACTAACATCTGAGCCCCGAACCGGTTACAATTAGGAGTAGACATACCCCGCAACGTCCCAAAGCCCACACTACCACACTGAAGTGGTCAGGTCGTAGGACCCGCAGATATCCGCAGACTAAACTCGATTAGATAGCCGAGTATTGTGTGTACGAAACCCCCCAGTGTAGAGTAGGCGGCTGTTGCCAGATTCCACGTGTCAGGAGGAGAGAGATCTGAATATTGTGTGTACGAAACCCAAAatataaaccaaaaaaaaaagaggaaaatgtAATATGCGTGACAGCGAATCAAACACCATTAATGCgagagaggtgagagagagagagagagaacccgaAACGGaataaaagcaaaaaagaaaaaaaaaaaagaatctccCGCCATCCCAAAAACGTTAACAAAAACCCTGAAAAAGTCGGAGTCTGGAATATCAAGGGCAAAATGGAGCTGGCGGTGATAGATCTGAGCCCCTACTTGGAATCATCATCGGAATCATCATCGGGCCAATTGAAGGAGCTGTGCGGCGAGGTCAGTCGGAGTCTCAGAGAAACCGGAGCTCTCTTAGTCAAGGACCCCCGATGTACCGCCCAGGACAACGATCGCTTCCTCGATATGATGGAGAACTACTTCGCCTCTTCTTCCGACTTCAAGCGACTCCACGAGAGGCCCCAATTGCATTACCAGGTTCCtaaatttcttttcattttaatttttaatttttggtacaagaaaatttgaaattgtCAAACTGTGATCGCAGGTCGGCGTGACTCCCGAGGGCGTGGAAGTGCCCAGAAGCCTGGTTGATGAGGAAATGCAggagaaattgaagcaaatgcCGAAACAAGTGCAGCCTTCCACTCCCAAGGGCCCTGATTGCAAATGGCGATACATGTGGAGAGTCGGTCCCAGACCATCCAAAACCCGCTTTCAGGTCCGTCCCCCATTTTGTTCTTTGCTTGCTTCTCCGAAATTCCGCTTTCGACTAGTGTGTCATTTGCTGTGCTTATTGTGATTGATCCTGTTTTTGTGACAGGAGCTTAATGCGGAGCCAGTTGTACCTGAGGGTTTTCCTGAGTGGAAAGAAACCATGGACTCATGGGGGTACAAGATGATTTCGGCAATTGAGGTGAGCCATGGTTGGTCACATTGCTCAAAAATGCTTGCTTTCCATTTGGTTCGTGTAATTTTAAACTTTTTTCTTCTCAGGCTGTTGCTGAAATGGCTGCCATTGGATTTGGTTTGCCAAAGGATGCATTCACTTCCCTTATGCAGCGGGTATGCATGACCTTTTTAGTTATTGTTACTTGAAACTTGTTTTCATGTGCCACTGATGACTAATGGAGAGGCAGCATGGTGGCTAGCCTGACAGTAATAGTCATATCCATCACATTTTTCATTTCATCTTGTATATTCATCGCTTTCT
Protein-coding regions in this window:
- the LOC133718111 gene encoding uncharacterized protein LOC133718111, which encodes MELAVIDLSPYLESSSESSSGQLKELCGEVSRSLRETGALLVKDPRCTAQDNDRFLDMMENYFASSSDFKRLHERPQLHYQVGVTPEGVEVPRSLVDEEMQEKLKQMPKQVQPSTPKGPDCKWRYMWRVGPRPSKTRFQELNAEPVVPEGFPEWKETMDSWGYKMISAIEAVAEMAAIGFGLPKDAFTSLMQRGPHLLAPTGSDLQRYGLEGTVFAGYHYDLNFLTIHGRSRFPGLNIWLRNGQKVEVKVPVGCLLIQTGKQIEWLTGGDCIAGMHEVVVTDRTTDAIKLAREQNRILWRVSSTLFGHIASDAVLKPLGHFADSPLASKYPPIYAGEFVEQELSVINLKGNKGQL
- the LOC133717566 gene encoding chaperone protein dnaJ GFA2, mitochondrial: MGGSNGVRLFYSLARRSTTSVYARVLGGGGYRTFNTGICNNSRVLGNPSSTPTTTSNVYRRFPGAFSTNWTTVRSIHGTASMAARDYYETLGVSRNASASEIKKAYYGLAKKLHPDTNKEDPDAERKFQEVSKAYEVLKDEEKRQQYDEVGHAAFEEQGSGFPNDFRNPFKDIFDDNIFNMFRQNFGGQDIKVALELSFMEAVQGCAKTVTFQAAVPCEACGGSGVPPGTRPESCKRCKGSGMTFMQTGPFRMQTTCSQCGGTGKSYTSLCNSCNGKRVKFGMKSVKLDIMPGVDNNETIRVFGSGGADPDGNQPGDLYVTIKVREDPVFRRDGADIHVDAVLSITQAILGGTIQVPTLTGDVVLKVRAGTQPGQKVVLKKKGIKTRSSYSFGDQYVHFNVSIPTNLTQRQRELIEEFSKEEQGEYGKREAAGAS